The following are encoded together in the Deinococcus soli (ex Cha et al. 2016) genome:
- a CDS encoding AEC family transporter: MLQALSNVLLPVMLVAGLGALVSARFPIDQATIARVTLYLLSPALVLNVLLTTRVQAGEVLTLGAAYALTVAGSLLLGWLTGLRAPQAQRRSLTASVGIWNSGNMGLPIALFAFGQAGFAHATLLFLMSFVGMYVIAPVVYTARVRRPDQPPPSAGRMLLNMVRLPAVWMVALGVTLRALHLQLPEGLTRGVELLAQATLPMVLLSLGLQLGSGGWPRLDTRVWLATAARLIGGPLLGVAAGLICGLRGEVLAVLVLSASMPTAVNALLIAREYGGDADTVARTAFLSTVLSVPTIAAVVALLPRLTG, encoded by the coding sequence GTGCTTCAGGCCCTGAGTAACGTCCTGCTGCCCGTCATGCTCGTCGCGGGGCTGGGCGCGCTCGTCTCGGCGCGCTTCCCCATTGATCAGGCGACCATCGCGCGGGTCACGCTGTACCTGCTGTCCCCGGCACTCGTGCTGAACGTCCTGCTGACCACCCGCGTGCAGGCGGGCGAAGTCCTGACGCTGGGCGCCGCGTACGCCCTGACCGTCGCGGGCAGCCTGCTGCTGGGCTGGCTGACCGGCCTGCGCGCCCCGCAGGCGCAGCGGCGCAGCCTCACCGCGAGCGTCGGCATCTGGAACAGCGGCAACATGGGCCTCCCCATCGCGCTGTTCGCCTTCGGACAGGCAGGCTTCGCGCACGCCACGCTGCTGTTCCTGATGTCCTTCGTGGGCATGTACGTCATCGCGCCCGTCGTGTACACCGCCCGCGTGCGCCGCCCCGACCAGCCGCCCCCCAGCGCGGGCCGGATGCTGCTAAACATGGTGCGCCTCCCAGCCGTGTGGATGGTCGCGCTGGGCGTCACGCTGCGCGCCCTGCACCTGCAACTGCCCGAGGGCCTGACGCGCGGCGTGGAGTTGCTCGCACAGGCGACCCTGCCGATGGTACTGCTCTCACTGGGCCTGCAACTCGGCTCGGGCGGCTGGCCGCGCCTGGACACCCGCGTGTGGCTGGCCACCGCCGCGCGGCTGATCGGCGGCCCCCTGCTGGGCGTCGCCGCCGGACTCATCTGCGGCCTGCGGGGCGAGGTGCTGGCCGTCCTCGTGCTGTCCGCCAGCATGCCCACCGCCGTCAACGCCCTGCTGATCGCCCGCGAGTACGGCGGGGACGCCGACACGGTCGCCCGCACCGCGTTCCTCAGCACCGTCCTGAGCGTGCCGACCATCGCAGCGGTCGTGGCGCTGCTGCCCCGCCTGACCGGCTGA
- a CDS encoding PaaI family thioesterase: MTDQPRERTYTWADMTPALEAARRLSGLEYLHAIARGELPPAPIGMTLGMEPLRAEDFTEGRAVFRLKPQEFHHNPIGSVHGGVFATLLDSAVGCAVHTTLPAGVGYTTLELKFNCIRPLLAGGPEVQAIGQVVQVTRQTAIAEGRIVDDAGKLYAHATTTCLLLR; encoded by the coding sequence ATGACTGACCAGCCCCGAGAGCGTACCTACACCTGGGCCGACATGACCCCCGCCCTGGAGGCCGCCCGCCGCCTGAGCGGCCTGGAGTACCTGCACGCCATCGCTCGCGGCGAGTTGCCCCCCGCACCCATCGGCATGACGCTCGGCATGGAACCCCTGCGTGCCGAGGACTTCACCGAGGGCCGCGCCGTCTTCCGCCTGAAACCGCAGGAGTTCCACCACAACCCCATCGGCAGCGTGCACGGCGGCGTGTTCGCCACGCTGCTCGACTCCGCCGTGGGCTGCGCCGTCCACACCACGCTGCCCGCCGGGGTGGGCTACACCACGCTGGAACTGAAGTTCAACTGCATCCGCCCCCTGCTTGCGGGTGGCCCCGAGGTGCAGGCCATCGGACAGGTCGTGCAGGTCACCCGCCAGACCGCCATCGCCGAGGGCCGCATCGTCGACGACGCCGGGAAGCTGTACGCGCACGCCACCACCACCTGCCTCCTGCTGCGCTGA
- the gmk gene encoding guanylate kinase, whose translation MTVSETPLSTPARRGLLLVMTGASGVGKGTLRERWLAGQDVFFSTSWTTRSARPGEQDGVHYVFVSPDAFEEKAQANGFLEHAAFVGNRYGTPIEPIEAALSRGQDVVLEIEVEGAMQVKARVGEEAILIFIMPPSLTELRRRLEGRATETPERIEKRLARAREEIREAHEFRYVVVNDDLDRAVEELLAIQRAERARQLPEPEWTEADREARVRADHLRSYTFTDARLAQVTGE comes from the coding sequence ATGACGGTTTCCGAGACTCCACTTTCCACTCCTGCGCGGCGCGGGCTGCTGCTGGTCATGACCGGCGCGTCCGGCGTGGGCAAGGGCACGCTGCGTGAACGCTGGCTGGCCGGGCAGGACGTGTTCTTCAGTACCTCCTGGACGACCCGTTCAGCCCGCCCCGGCGAGCAGGACGGCGTGCACTACGTGTTCGTGAGCCCCGACGCGTTCGAGGAGAAGGCGCAGGCGAACGGCTTCCTGGAACACGCGGCGTTCGTGGGCAACCGGTACGGCACGCCGATCGAGCCGATCGAGGCGGCCCTGAGTCGCGGGCAGGACGTGGTGCTGGAGATCGAGGTGGAGGGCGCGATGCAGGTCAAGGCGCGCGTGGGTGAGGAGGCGATCCTGATCTTCATCATGCCGCCCAGCCTGACGGAGTTGCGCCGCCGCCTGGAGGGCCGCGCGACCGAGACGCCCGAACGGATCGAGAAGCGCCTGGCACGCGCCCGTGAGGAGATCCGCGAGGCGCACGAGTTCCGGTACGTGGTCGTGAACGACGACCTGGACCGCGCGGTGGAGGAACTCCTGGCGATCCAGCGGGCCGAGCGGGCGCGGCAGCTGCCCGAACCCGAGTGGACGGAAGCCGACCGGGAGGCGCGCGTGCGGGCCGATCACCTGCGCAGCTACACCTTCACGGACGCGCGGCTGGCCCAGGTCACCGGGGAGTAA
- a CDS encoding ATP-binding protein: MTPSRLRDHLPALTGAATAIAAPGDLDSHLLRPLEALLDMAWLRWRRGAEQPWTLASHSGAAPVQAPAPGDSGDEPLPAISVTPHGLLLRVTPDDAALLTGPPPGAQERGELLSALRVAALALQHAALLGSAQAGQVALTRAQTFATLSPIGIAAGTLDGQLLEVNDAYLHLLGYTRADFDAGRINWVTLTPDSERAGDEAAFARAFTHGASGWYEKTMLDRHGQAIPVEVQLLRYHDQTDDLVIGYVRDLRERRALELERQARAADTQAQLSRNESDLAQLAAQLHGQNTELEARTAVLEGFAGLTRDLTLEGDLYALIRRAQQFAQQLLPSGFAVYYEPEGDLWRLKSQVGDLGNPQLQAILDAGISFEGTPNLLIPWRTRLPHYQEHYDRAADGLEAVTEQLQTTATLPVSVKGAPRGIFAFGLNHAQPWRRADKAVLESVAQSLGLAIERAEQARTLREHAAELEIRTRALEAFAELSRDLTLEPDPVSLVGRAQEIIVSLLPHAVTTYYEPQGDRWRLRSHRGHFRNPNLLPVLQRGLPRGQTVNVDRPFTTRTPHYQDRFDPATVAAAREDITDIQATASFPVQSGQRVRGVLVVGRHTPEPWTSVNRRLLDTVLSSLQLALERTEHAQALHRRTQELERSNAELEQFAYVASHDLQEPLRTITSFTELLARRFDHHQDPRVAQYVTHISSGTARMQQLIQDLLSFARVTSQREPLRPTDPTHVLSQLRADLAAPLEQAGATLSADPLPHVLASGTQLRRLLQNLIGNALKFHAPGVPPHVHISAQHEDEQVRFTVQDNGIGIAPEYHERIFTVFQRLHGRDEYPGTGIGLSVARRIVEGHGGRMGLTSAPGQGTTFWFTLPAAPPELPPAPQGH; encoded by the coding sequence GTGACCCCTTCCCGCCTGCGTGACCACCTGCCCGCCCTGACCGGCGCGGCCACGGCCATCGCGGCCCCCGGCGACCTGGACAGTCACCTGCTGCGCCCACTGGAAGCCCTGCTCGACATGGCGTGGCTGCGCTGGAGGCGCGGCGCCGAGCAGCCCTGGACACTTGCCAGCCACAGCGGCGCTGCGCCCGTCCAGGCCCCCGCCCCCGGGGACAGTGGCGACGAGCCGCTGCCGGCCATCAGCGTCACCCCGCACGGCCTGCTGCTGCGGGTCACGCCGGACGACGCGGCCCTGCTGACCGGACCCCCGCCCGGCGCGCAGGAACGTGGCGAACTGCTCTCCGCGCTGCGGGTCGCCGCGCTGGCCCTGCAGCACGCCGCGCTGCTCGGATCAGCCCAGGCCGGGCAGGTCGCCCTGACCCGCGCGCAGACCTTCGCCACCCTCAGCCCCATCGGGATCGCGGCGGGCACGCTGGACGGGCAGCTGCTGGAGGTCAACGACGCGTACCTGCACCTGCTGGGCTACACCCGCGCCGACTTCGACGCCGGGCGCATCAACTGGGTGACCCTCACGCCCGACAGCGAACGCGCCGGGGACGAGGCCGCCTTCGCCCGCGCGTTCACGCACGGCGCCAGCGGCTGGTACGAGAAGACCATGCTCGACCGCCACGGTCAGGCCATCCCGGTCGAGGTGCAGCTCCTGCGGTACCACGACCAGACGGACGATCTGGTCATCGGGTACGTCCGCGACCTGCGCGAACGCCGCGCCCTGGAACTCGAGCGGCAGGCCCGCGCCGCCGACACCCAGGCGCAGCTCAGCCGCAACGAATCCGATCTGGCGCAGCTGGCCGCGCAGCTGCACGGGCAGAACACCGAACTCGAGGCCCGCACCGCCGTCCTTGAAGGTTTCGCGGGCCTCACGCGCGACCTCACCCTGGAAGGTGACCTGTACGCCCTGATCCGCCGCGCCCAGCAGTTCGCCCAGCAGCTCCTGCCCAGCGGCTTCGCCGTGTACTACGAACCCGAAGGCGACCTGTGGCGCCTGAAATCCCAGGTGGGCGACCTGGGCAACCCGCAGTTGCAGGCCATCCTGGACGCCGGGATCTCCTTTGAGGGCACACCGAACCTGCTGATCCCCTGGCGCACCCGCCTGCCCCACTACCAGGAACACTACGACCGCGCCGCCGACGGTCTGGAAGCCGTCACGGAGCAGCTCCAGACGACCGCCACACTGCCCGTCAGCGTGAAGGGCGCGCCGCGCGGCATCTTCGCGTTCGGCCTGAACCACGCCCAGCCCTGGCGCCGCGCCGACAAGGCCGTCCTGGAAAGCGTCGCCCAGAGCCTCGGGCTGGCCATCGAACGCGCCGAACAGGCCCGCACCCTGCGCGAACACGCCGCTGAACTCGAAATCCGCACCCGCGCCCTGGAAGCCTTCGCGGAACTCTCGCGGGACCTCACCCTGGAACCCGACCCGGTCAGCCTCGTCGGACGCGCGCAGGAGATCATCGTGAGCCTCCTGCCGCACGCCGTCACCACCTACTACGAACCGCAGGGCGACCGCTGGCGGCTGCGCAGCCACCGCGGCCACTTCCGCAACCCCAACCTGCTGCCTGTCCTCCAGCGCGGCCTGCCGCGCGGCCAGACCGTCAACGTTGACCGGCCCTTCACCACCCGCACCCCCCACTACCAGGACCGCTTTGACCCCGCCACCGTCGCCGCCGCCCGCGAGGACATCACCGACATCCAGGCCACCGCGTCCTTCCCCGTCCAGAGCGGCCAGCGCGTGCGCGGCGTCCTCGTCGTGGGCCGCCACACCCCCGAACCCTGGACCAGCGTGAACCGCCGCCTGCTCGACACGGTCCTCTCCAGCCTGCAACTCGCCCTCGAACGCACCGAGCACGCCCAGGCCCTGCACCGCCGCACCCAGGAACTCGAACGCAGCAACGCCGAACTCGAACAGTTCGCGTACGTCGCCAGTCACGACCTGCAAGAACCCCTGCGGACCATCACCAGCTTCACCGAACTGCTCGCCCGGCGCTTCGACCACCACCAGGACCCCCGCGTGGCGCAGTACGTCACGCACATCAGCAGCGGCACCGCCCGCATGCAGCAGCTCATCCAGGACCTCCTGAGCTTCGCGCGCGTCACCTCCCAGCGCGAACCCCTGCGGCCCACCGACCCCACCCACGTCCTCTCGCAGCTGCGTGCCGATCTGGCCGCGCCGCTGGAACAGGCCGGCGCCACGCTCAGCGCCGACCCCCTGCCGCACGTCCTGGCCTCCGGCACGCAGCTGCGCCGCCTCCTGCAGAACCTCATCGGGAACGCCCTGAAATTCCACGCCCCCGGCGTGCCCCCCCACGTGCACATCAGCGCGCAGCACGAAGATGAACAGGTCCGCTTCACCGTGCAGGACAACGGCATCGGCATCGCCCCCGAATACCACGAGCGGATCTTCACGGTCTTCCAGCGTCTCCACGGCCGCGACGAATACCCCGGCACCGGCATCGGCCTGTCCGTCGCCCGCCGCATCGTCGAAGGCCACGGCGGCCGCATGGGCCTGACCTCGGCGCCCGGCCAGGGCACCACCTTCTGGTTCACTCTCCCCGCCGCGCCGCCCGAGCTGCCACCTGCCCCTCAGGGTCACTGA
- a CDS encoding BioF/Kbl family PLP-dependent acyltransferase: protein MATSLSDRLTAELSGLRESGLLIHPRVLDSANRARTRVDGREVVNLASNNYLGFADHPALKARAAEYLDRWGVGAGAVRTIAGTLRIHEEFEAQLAAFKHTGSALVLHSGFTTNQGVLGALLREGDLVVSDELNHASIIDGLRLTKATKKVFKHADPDDLERLLKEHDTDGLKLVVTDGVFSMDGDVAPLDRLVAVARKYGAVTYVDDAHGSGVMGEAGRGTVHHFGFEYADDVIQVGTLSKAWGGVGGYAAGHGDLRQLLINRARPYLFSTAQAPATVGALAAALDEVQRDPTLMERLWANTRYFKAELQGLGFDIFGSTTPITPVIFGEAPAAFEASRLLFDRGVFAVGLGFPTVPRGLARIRNIVTAEHTRDDLDHALQAYAEVGRALGIIS, encoded by the coding sequence ATGGCCACTTCCCTGTCCGACCGTCTGACTGCCGAGCTGTCCGGCCTGCGTGAGAGCGGGCTGCTGATCCATCCGCGCGTGCTGGACAGCGCGAACCGTGCCCGGACGCGCGTGGATGGGCGCGAGGTAGTGAACCTCGCCAGCAACAATTACCTGGGCTTCGCGGACCACCCGGCCCTGAAGGCCCGGGCCGCCGAGTACCTGGACCGGTGGGGGGTGGGGGCGGGCGCGGTGCGCACGATCGCCGGGACGCTGCGGATCCACGAGGAGTTCGAGGCGCAGCTCGCGGCGTTCAAGCACACCGGGAGCGCGCTGGTGCTGCACAGCGGCTTCACCACGAACCAGGGGGTGCTGGGGGCGCTGCTGCGCGAGGGTGATCTGGTCGTCAGTGACGAGCTGAACCACGCCAGTATCATCGACGGGCTGCGTCTGACGAAGGCCACGAAGAAGGTGTTCAAACACGCCGACCCGGACGATCTGGAGCGCCTGCTGAAGGAGCACGACACGGACGGCCTGAAACTGGTCGTGACGGACGGGGTGTTCAGCATGGACGGCGACGTGGCGCCGCTGGACCGGCTGGTGGCGGTCGCCCGGAAGTACGGCGCGGTGACGTACGTGGACGACGCGCACGGCAGCGGCGTGATGGGCGAGGCGGGGCGCGGCACCGTGCATCACTTCGGCTTCGAGTACGCCGACGACGTGATTCAGGTCGGGACGCTCAGCAAGGCGTGGGGCGGCGTGGGCGGCTACGCGGCCGGGCACGGGGACCTGCGGCAGCTGCTGATCAACCGCGCCCGCCCGTACCTGTTCAGCACCGCGCAGGCCCCCGCCACGGTGGGCGCGCTGGCCGCCGCGCTCGACGAGGTGCAGCGTGACCCCACCCTGATGGAGCGCCTGTGGGCGAACACCCGGTACTTCAAGGCGGAGTTGCAGGGCCTGGGCTTCGACATCTTCGGCAGCACAACGCCCATCACGCCGGTGATCTTCGGCGAGGCACCCGCCGCGTTTGAGGCAAGCCGCCTGCTGTTCGACCGGGGCGTGTTCGCGGTGGGCCTGGGCTTCCCGACCGTGCCGCGCGGGCTGGCCCGCATCCGCAACATCGTGACCGCCGAGCACACCCGCGACGACCTGGATCACGCCCTGCAGGCGTACGCTGAGGTGGGCCGCGCGCTGGGCATCATCTCCTGA
- the hemW gene encoding radical SAM family heme chaperone HemW produces MSLPAPSPALDPVVRHLYVHVPFCPTICPYCDFHVLTRRTGLVERYLEQLEVEAAGLAAVYTVELDTVYLGGGTPSFLRDEELAALVGSVRRHLGWGRVENTLEVNPGTVSGPRAGHWRALGFDRASVGVQSLDDATLTFLGRQHDAAQAREAVTTLIGEGFRVSGDLITAVPGQPLLSDIQGLVDLGVGHVSAYTLTIEPGTEFARRGVTVQEDDERRGFEETEAALTALGFARYEVSNYARPGQESRHNLAYWQGRTYLGLGPGAAGHYPAEGGARGTGDMLTVRRTNPHLHGWLTGAAGEAEAIDATEFVTDALFMGLRLRAGVDLADLSRRSGLDVAGVYAAPIAQNVARGLLTLDGDRLRATPDGWWVLNRVVTDFLEI; encoded by the coding sequence GTGAGCCTGCCTGCCCCCTCCCCCGCGCTGGATCCGGTGGTGCGGCACCTGTACGTGCACGTACCGTTCTGCCCGACCATCTGCCCGTACTGCGATTTTCACGTCCTGACGCGCCGCACGGGGCTGGTGGAACGCTACCTGGAACAGCTGGAGGTCGAGGCGGCGGGGCTGGCCGCGGTCTACACCGTCGAGCTGGACACGGTGTACCTGGGGGGCGGCACGCCCAGTTTCCTGCGGGACGAGGAACTCGCGGCGCTGGTGGGCAGCGTGCGGCGGCACCTGGGCTGGGGCCGCGTGGAGAACACGCTGGAGGTCAACCCGGGGACGGTCAGCGGGCCGCGCGCGGGGCACTGGCGGGCGCTGGGCTTCGACCGGGCCAGCGTGGGCGTGCAGAGCCTCGACGACGCCACATTGACATTCCTGGGCCGTCAGCATGACGCGGCGCAGGCGCGTGAGGCCGTGACGACCCTGATCGGTGAGGGCTTCCGCGTGAGTGGTGACCTGATCACGGCCGTGCCGGGGCAGCCGCTCCTGAGTGACATTCAGGGGCTGGTGGACCTGGGCGTGGGGCACGTCAGTGCGTACACGCTGACCATCGAGCCCGGCACCGAGTTCGCCCGGCGCGGCGTGACCGTGCAGGAGGACGACGAGCGGCGCGGCTTCGAGGAGACAGAGGCCGCCCTGACCGCGCTGGGCTTCGCCCGCTACGAGGTGAGCAACTACGCGCGGCCCGGGCAGGAATCCCGGCACAATCTCGCGTACTGGCAGGGCCGCACGTACCTGGGGCTGGGGCCGGGCGCGGCCGGACACTACCCGGCGGAAGGCGGGGCGCGGGGCACAGGGGACATGTTGACGGTCCGCCGGACGAATCCGCACCTGCACGGGTGGCTGACGGGGGCGGCGGGCGAGGCGGAGGCCATCGACGCGACCGAGTTCGTGACGGACGCGCTGTTCATGGGCCTGCGCCTGCGCGCGGGGGTGGATCTGGCGGACCTGTCGCGCCGCAGCGGTCTGGACGTGGCCGGGGTGTACGCCGCGCCCATCGCGCAGAACGTCGCGCGCGGCCTCCTGACCCTGGACGGCGACCGGCTGCGCGCCACGCCGGACGGCTGGTGGGTGCTGAACCGCGTGGTGACGGACTTCCTTGAGATCTGA
- a CDS encoding GNAT family N-acetyltransferase — translation MLPRSLTWVTAHDGARLVGFVNIAWDGGAHAFLLDTTVHPDWQRRGVGTQLVQAGIRATREHAGVEWLHVDFETHLTAFYAACGFTPTAAGLLRLHP, via the coding sequence GTGCTGCCGCGCAGCCTGACCTGGGTCACCGCGCATGACGGGGCGCGGCTGGTGGGCTTCGTGAACATCGCCTGGGACGGGGGCGCGCACGCCTTCCTGCTGGACACGACCGTCCACCCGGACTGGCAGCGGCGCGGCGTCGGCACGCAGCTGGTGCAGGCGGGCATCCGCGCCACGCGGGAGCACGCGGGGGTGGAGTGGTTGCACGTGGATTTTGAAACTCACCTGACGGCCTTCTACGCCGCGTGCGGCTTCACACCCACGGCTGCCGGGCTACTGCGCCTGCACCCGTAA
- the lpdA gene encoding dihydrolipoyl dehydrogenase — MTKSYDYDVLVIGAGPGGYHAAIRAAQLGLKVACAEREKVGGVCLNVGCIPTKALLHAGEQIAAARHAADFGLTFGEQRMDIAKLNGWKDGIVKKLTGGVGALFKANKVTHLTGQASFVDDHTVRVGEQTVTAASIIIATGSEPAKLPGLDVDQESIVDSTGALVMPDPVPARMLCIGGGVIGFEFAHVYNNMGSKVKVIEFMPNVVPGADADAVKEFTKAMKKQGIEIAVQTKANKAEKKADGVHVELEDVKTGARTVEVFDRVLVAVGRRPRTDGLNAQAAGVTVTDRGFIPADRQQRTNVPHIYSIGDVASNPMLAHKAMKEGLVAAEVIAGKPAEQDAVAIPGVVYTSPELAWVGLTEQEAKDKGYTIKTGVFPLSASGRAMTLQQTDGFVKMVVEKDTDLLLGVHIVGPHASDLLGEAGLALEMAATASDIALTIHAHPTLGESVLEAAEAVHKQAIHIMNR; from the coding sequence ATGACGAAATCCTATGACTACGACGTGCTCGTGATCGGCGCGGGACCCGGCGGGTATCACGCGGCGATCCGCGCGGCGCAGCTGGGCCTGAAGGTCGCGTGCGCCGAGCGGGAGAAGGTGGGCGGCGTGTGCCTGAACGTGGGCTGCATTCCCACCAAGGCGCTGCTGCACGCCGGTGAGCAGATTGCCGCGGCGCGGCATGCGGCGGACTTCGGCCTGACCTTCGGCGAGCAGCGGATGGACATCGCCAAGCTGAACGGCTGGAAGGACGGCATCGTGAAGAAGCTGACCGGCGGGGTGGGCGCGCTGTTCAAGGCGAACAAGGTCACGCACCTGACCGGGCAGGCCAGCTTCGTGGACGACCACACCGTCAGGGTCGGCGAGCAGACGGTGACGGCGGCCAGCATCATCATCGCGACGGGCAGCGAGCCCGCCAAACTGCCGGGCCTGGACGTGGATCAGGAGAGCATCGTGGACTCCACGGGCGCGCTGGTCATGCCGGACCCGGTGCCCGCGCGCATGCTGTGCATCGGCGGCGGCGTGATCGGCTTCGAGTTCGCGCACGTGTACAACAACATGGGCAGCAAGGTCAAAGTGATCGAGTTCATGCCGAACGTGGTGCCCGGCGCGGACGCCGACGCCGTCAAGGAATTCACGAAGGCCATGAAGAAGCAGGGCATCGAGATCGCCGTGCAGACCAAGGCCAACAAGGCCGAGAAGAAAGCCGACGGCGTTCACGTGGAACTCGAGGACGTGAAGACCGGCGCCAGGACCGTGGAAGTCTTCGACCGCGTGCTGGTGGCCGTGGGCCGCCGCCCGCGCACCGACGGCCTGAACGCCCAGGCGGCGGGCGTGACCGTCACGGACCGGGGCTTCATCCCGGCGGACAGGCAGCAGCGCACGAACGTCCCGCACATCTACTCCATCGGGGACGTCGCCAGTAACCCCATGTTGGCCCACAAGGCCATGAAGGAAGGTCTGGTCGCGGCCGAGGTCATCGCCGGGAAACCCGCCGAGCAGGACGCCGTCGCCATTCCCGGCGTGGTGTACACCAGCCCTGAACTGGCCTGGGTGGGCCTGACCGAGCAGGAAGCCAAGGACAAGGGTTACACCATCAAGACCGGCGTGTTCCCCCTGTCCGCCTCGGGCCGCGCCATGACCCTCCAGCAGACCGACGGCTTCGTGAAGATGGTCGTCGAGAAGGACACGGACCTGCTGCTGGGCGTGCACATCGTCGGCCCGCACGCCAGCGACCTGCTCGGCGAGGCCGGACTGGCGCTGGAGATGGCCGCGACCGCCAGCGACATCGCCCTGACCATCCACGCGCACCCCACCCTGGGCGAGAGCGTGCTGGAGGCCGCCGAGGCGGTGCATAAGCAGGCGATTCATATCATGAACAGGTAA
- a CDS encoding VOC family protein, producing MTENLSLVPVTEWAPLVPELMTRDLGRSLDVYTRVFGFTLHDTRPGFAYLSLGRAQWMLEQAQPDGAWLTGPLEVPFGRGINFQIVHPELDALHARLVAEGYPLFQPLRTETYLEGEVANKQRQLLIQDPDGYLLRFTD from the coding sequence ATGACCGAGAATCTCTCGCTGGTGCCCGTGACCGAGTGGGCGCCGCTGGTGCCTGAGTTGATGACCCGTGACCTGGGGCGTTCGCTGGACGTGTACACGCGCGTGTTCGGCTTCACGCTGCACGACACGCGGCCCGGCTTTGCGTACCTGAGCCTGGGCCGCGCGCAGTGGATGCTGGAGCAGGCGCAGCCGGATGGCGCGTGGCTGACCGGGCCGCTGGAGGTGCCGTTCGGGCGCGGCATCAACTTTCAGATCGTGCACCCGGAGCTGGACGCCCTGCACGCGCGGCTGGTCGCGGAAGGCTATCCGCTGTTCCAGCCGCTGCGGACCGAGACGTACCTGGAGGGCGAGGTAGCGAACAAGCAACGCCAGCTGCTGATACAGGACCCGGACGGGTACCTGCTGCGCTTCACGGACTGA
- a CDS encoding phosphodiester glycosidase family protein — MPRLSPILCLLVLVSAPATALTVKPVVAGGTLYTVATVTPGRDDLRLHWRNPTTSAPYATFAQLGARLEKEGRTLLFATNSGIYAPGLKPLGLHIEGGRTLTPLNLARSGGNFALRPNGVFWIKGSRAGVMETDAYRRARLTPTYATQSGPLLVQGGQLHPAFNKGGTSFKLRSGVGVCKGGQVRFAVSAGPVNFYTFATFFRDTLGCPDALYLDGSISAYATPDRDTQLAGFAGIWSVSR; from the coding sequence ATGCCGCGCCTCTCCCCTATCCTGTGCCTGCTCGTGCTGGTCAGCGCCCCTGCCACGGCCCTGACCGTGAAGCCTGTCGTCGCCGGGGGCACCCTCTATACGGTGGCGACCGTCACGCCGGGCCGCGACGACCTGCGGCTGCACTGGCGCAATCCCACCACCTCTGCCCCGTACGCGACCTTCGCGCAGCTGGGGGCCCGGTTAGAGAAGGAGGGGCGCACGCTGCTGTTTGCCACGAACAGCGGCATCTACGCACCGGGTCTGAAACCCCTGGGCCTCCATATAGAGGGTGGGCGGACACTGACGCCGCTGAACCTCGCGCGGTCCGGGGGGAACTTCGCGCTGCGGCCCAACGGCGTGTTCTGGATCAAGGGCAGCCGCGCGGGCGTCATGGAAACCGATGCGTACCGCCGCGCACGCCTGACCCCCACGTACGCCACGCAGTCCGGGCCGCTGCTCGTTCAGGGCGGGCAGCTGCACCCCGCCTTCAACAAGGGCGGCACCTCGTTCAAGCTGCGCAGCGGCGTGGGCGTCTGCAAAGGCGGGCAGGTGCGCTTCGCGGTCAGTGCCGGGCCCGTCAACTTCTACACCTTCGCCACCTTCTTCCGGGACACGCTGGGCTGCCCGGACGCGCTGTACCTGGACGGCAGCATCAGCGCGTACGCCACGCCGGACCGCGACACCCAGCTGGCAGGCTTCGCCGGGATCTGGAGCGTGAGCCGCTGA
- a CDS encoding AIM24 family protein — MDFTWKGVTERDLSSGQNRLEVIEYSAEPMEAALSGYHQTLSRPARWRQLAVHVAGDGSAGNAVLETGALQYLRGTLEMQAVNAAGGSGLGGFLRGAVTAAASGEGLYKTAFRGSGTLYTEPTRLHLLLGELRGESLIVDDGAFVACVGDITVGRHVNHGFAQAVGSGEGRVQPKLTGSGLFALQSPVPPEEFQVLDLRGDTLKVDGNLVVAYTDGLEFKVEKSARGLLGSGKTGEGFVQSYRGTGRVWLAPTLPLHTTH; from the coding sequence ATGGACTTCACCTGGAAAGGCGTCACCGAGCGTGACCTGAGCAGCGGGCAGAACCGGCTGGAAGTCATCGAGTACAGCGCCGAGCCCATGGAGGCCGCGCTGAGCGGGTACCACCAGACGCTGAGCCGCCCCGCCCGCTGGCGGCAGCTGGCCGTGCACGTCGCCGGGGACGGCAGCGCCGGGAACGCCGTGCTGGAAACCGGCGCCCTGCAATACCTGCGCGGCACTCTGGAGATGCAGGCCGTGAACGCCGCCGGAGGCAGTGGCCTGGGCGGCTTCCTGCGCGGGGCCGTCACCGCCGCCGCCAGCGGCGAGGGCCTGTACAAGACCGCCTTCCGGGGCAGCGGCACCCTGTACACCGAACCCACCCGCCTGCACCTGCTGCTGGGCGAACTGCGCGGCGAGAGCCTGATCGTGGACGACGGCGCGTTCGTCGCGTGCGTCGGGGACATCACCGTGGGCCGCCACGTGAACCACGGCTTCGCGCAGGCCGTCGGCAGTGGCGAGGGCCGGGTGCAGCCCAAACTGACCGGCAGCGGCCTGTTCGCCCTGCAGAGCCCCGTCCCCCCCGAGGAATTTCAGGTGCTCGACCTGCGCGGCGACACCCTGAAAGTCGACGGGAACCTCGTGGTGGCGTACACCGACGGGCTGGAATTCAAGGTGGAGAAGAGCGCGCGCGGGCTGCTCGGCAGCGGCAAGACCGGCGAGGGCTTCGTGCAGTCCTACCGCGGCACCGGCCGCGTATGGCTCGCCCCCACCCTCCCCCTGCACACCACCCACTGA